A genomic segment from Nymphalis io chromosome 7, ilAglIoxx1.1, whole genome shotgun sequence encodes:
- the LOC126769769 gene encoding chymotrypsin-2-like, protein MFSKIAIIFVILFQVINGHPLESAQPQYDFKNLLTSRIVGGQDAPEGYGKYMVALVAGYYMKTLVCGGSIISGQYVLSAAHCIEPFVYWGELLSSFKGVIGSHYWNSSQYIKFSHFDIHPNWDWATLKNDIGVVKTTEKMVFSNRVGYIALNRRWIPGGEQGFVTGWGRVEAWGDIPCHLQMLHATTISGKQCIAAWKNVSLIVGTTPPVHPDVEICTLHSAGQGMCNGDSGSPLVMSDLRQSDSGSPLGTLKLQQVGIVSWGLACAHGVPDVYTRISAYTHYLAKYL, encoded by the exons ATGTTTTCCAAAATAGCtattatttttgtgatactTTTTCAAGTCATAAATG gACATCCTCTTGAGTCAGCGCAGCCTCAGTATGATTTTAAGAACTTATTGACATCTCGTATAGTGGGAGGGCAAGACGCTCCCGAAGGTTACGGGAAGTACATGGTAGCGCTCGTAGCTGGATATTACATGAAGACATTAGTATGCGGCGGTTCCATCATCAGTGGACAATATGTCTTGAGCGCAGCTCACTGTATCGAACCCTTTGTCTACTGGGGAGAGTTATTGTC GAGCTTCAAGGGAGTAATCGGATCGCACTACTGGAATTCGTcacaatatataaagttttctcATTTCGACATCCATCCGAATTGGGACTGGGCCACCTTGAAAAACGATATTGGCGTTGTTAAAACTACTGAGAAGATGGTGTTCAGTAATCGTGTTGGTTACATAGCTCTGAATAGACGGTGGATACCAGGTGGGGAACAGGGCTTCGTCACGGGGTGGGGCCGTGTTGAG GCCTGGGGTGATATCCCGTGCCATTTGCAAATGTTACACGCGACCACGATCTCTGGTAAACAATGTATCGCGGCGTGGAAGAATGTCTCCCTCATCGTTGGAACAACACCTCCGGTCCACCCCGACGTTGAAATATGTACGCTCCACTCCGCTGGCCAGGGCATGTGTAAT GGTGACTCTGGCAGCCCCCTGGTGATGTCAGATTTGCGACAA AGTGACTCTGGCAGTCCCCTGGGGACGTTAAAGTTGCAACAAGTGGGTATCGTGTCGTGGGGTCTGGCCTGCGCGCATGGAGTTCCAGACGTATACACTAGGATAAGTGCCTACACACACTACCTGGCGAAGTACCTTTGA
- the LOC126769770 gene encoding chymotrypsin-2-like yields the protein MAALRTGIFIRFFICGGSIITNRHVLTAAHCIDSVYGGSGLSMIQPVSLSFDYITGDIISRVAGWGRTVVAGPLSNRLLELVVKTVDGEECSKAINYNISAAEQFAKYDPELELCAFEEKGDSGSGLVRKDRNVQIGIVSWGYACARGVPDVYVRLSAYREWIEEALSR from the exons ATGGCGGCTTTACGAACTGGCATCTTTATCAGATTTTTCATATGTGGAGGCTCAATTATTACCAACAGACATGTGCTAACAGCTGCTCACTGTATCGACTCTGTTTATGGAGGAAGTGGTCTTTCTAT GATACAGCCGGTGTCCTTGAGCTTCGATTACATTACTGGTGACATCATATCTCGGGTAGCTGGATGGGGTAGAACAGTG gtagCTGGTCCTCTGTCTAATCGTCTGTTGGAGCTGGTCGTTAAGACAGTTGACGGAGAAGAGTGCTCGAAGGCTATCAACTACAATATAAGTGCCGCCGAACAATTTGCCAAGTACGACCCGGAGTTAGAGCTATgcgcttttgaggagaag GGAGATTCCGGCAGCGGTCTCGTTCGAAAGGACAGAAATGTGCAAATCGGAATAGTGTCTTGGGGTTACGCGTGTGCGCGAGGAGTGCCAGATGTATATGTGAGGCTTAGCGCATACAGAGAGTGGATTGAAGAGGCATTATCTCGATAA
- the LOC126769771 gene encoding chymotrypsin-1-like, translating into MSEKRAVLEALEAGEIGAASEGGSTTGLLLGIQADLVTANDTLITATGRDFREAARLAEVGRTLTVDRVEMLGLSFSISKTEALLFHAFPAQEQDMSIFFDHTDPSARILGGSAAGRVPYIVALSSGISVRNFVCGGSLVTNRHVLTAAHCIRAVFSGGNLLGSLRGTVGTNRWNTGGTRYQFARNITHPHYVHSIIKNDIGILVTTTNVVMSNTVARVNLNYDFVGAGVATTVTGWGRTSTGGSISQVLMQLSATVIDGNRCVTDVRNRAAQLNIRNAPAVQPHIEICTFHSNGRGTCNGDSGSPLMRADSQQQIGVVSWGLPCARGAPDMFVRISAYRNWIQQNTR; encoded by the exons ATGTCTGAGAAGCGGGCAGTTCTCGAAGCCTTGGAAGCAGGGGAAATTGGTGCTGCTTCTGAAGGAGGGTCGACCACCGGGCTcctcctcggcatacaggccgactTGGTGACGGCAA acgacaccctcatcaccGCGACGGGGCGGGACTTTCgggaggcggcccgcctggccgaggtcggGAGGACTCTCACCGTGGACCGAGtggaaatgctgggcctgagTTTCTCCATTtccaaaacggaggctctcctctTCCACG CATTCCCAGCTCAAGAGCAGGATATGTCTATCTTCTTCGATCATACGGACCCGTCAGCCCGTATTCTCGGGGGTTCTGCCGCTGGTCGCGTTCCCTACATTGTGGCTCTGAGTTCTGGTATATCGGTCAGAAACTTCGTCTGTGGAGGGTCACTGGTCACCAATAGACACGTTTTGACCGCAGCTCACTGCATCCGAGCCGTTTTCTCCGGTGGAAATTTGCTCGG CTCTCTCCGTGGAACCGTTGGCACCAACCGCTGGAACACCGGTGGTACTCGCTATCAATTTGCCCGCAACATCACTCACCCACACTATGTACATAGTATAATCAAGAATGATATCGGTATCCTCGTCACCACAACCAACGTGGTGATGTCAAACACCGTTGCTCGAGTTAATTTGAACTACGACTTTGTTGGTGCCGGCGTCGCAACCACCGTTACTGGATGGGGAAGAACATCC ACGGGAGGATCGATTTCTCAAGTCCTCATGCAGCTTAGCGCCACCGTAATCGATGGTAACCGCTGCGTCACCGATGTAAGGAATCGCGCCGCGCAGCTCAATATCAGAAATGCACCAGCTGTTCAGCCACACATCGAAATTTGTACCTTCCACTCAAACGGACGTGGAACTTGCAAT GGTGACTCTGGCAGTCCGCTGATGCGCGCTGACAGCCAACAGCAAATCGGAGTGGTGTCATGGGGTCTGCCGTGTGCGCGCGGCGCTCCAGACATGTTTGTGCGCATTAGCGCCTACCGCAATTGGATTCAGCAAAATACAAGATAA